The proteins below come from a single Mycolicibacterium sp. TY81 genomic window:
- the nrdH gene encoding glutaredoxin-like protein NrdH: MTVTVYTKPACVQCNATYKALDKAGIAYEKVDISIDDEAREYVLALGYLQAPVVVTDSEHWSGFRPDRIKALSTVAVTA, encoded by the coding sequence ATGACCGTCACCGTGTACACCAAGCCGGCATGTGTGCAGTGCAACGCCACCTACAAGGCGCTGGACAAGGCGGGCATCGCTTACGAGAAGGTCGACATCAGCATCGATGACGAAGCTCGCGAGTACGTGCTGGCGCTCGGCTACCTGCAGGCCCCGGTCGTCGTGACCGACAGCGAGCACTGGTCGGGCTTCCGTCCCGACCGGATCAAGGCGCTCAGCACCGTGGCGGTCACCGCCTAG